A window from Bacteroidota bacterium encodes these proteins:
- a CDS encoding lysophospholipid acyltransferase family protein has translation MYYIVYSLLWLFSLLPLRILYFIGDGFYLLIFHVFKYRRDVVIKNLQIAFPEKTEAERIVIAKKFYSNMVDMFMETIKMVSVSDKFIAKRFTANWDVVNAIYPTGKSVQVHLGHNFNWEWGNRVLVKKTAFKLLAVYMPIGNKIFEKLFYKLRTKTGAIFLKATTMKEDFLPYRNDQYLLGLIADQNPGYPGSAWWFNFFGRPTPFVKGPAKGAIINNATVVFAFIHKPKRGYYETVFSLVEENPSSASEQELTRKFVLYLEDIIRQYPDMWLWSHRRWKHEWKPEYGEILQ, from the coding sequence ATGTATTATATTGTTTACAGTCTGCTCTGGTTATTTTCTTTACTTCCTCTTCGCATACTTTATTTTATTGGCGACGGATTTTACCTGTTGATCTTTCATGTTTTTAAATACCGCCGTGATGTGGTGATAAAAAATCTGCAAATCGCTTTTCCTGAAAAAACGGAGGCCGAAAGAATTGTTATTGCAAAAAAATTTTACAGCAACATGGTAGATATGTTTATGGAGACTATTAAGATGGTCTCTGTATCAGACAAGTTTATTGCAAAACGGTTTACGGCTAACTGGGATGTAGTAAACGCAATTTACCCAACCGGCAAGAGTGTGCAGGTACACCTCGGACATAATTTTAACTGGGAATGGGGAAATAGGGTATTGGTGAAAAAAACAGCATTTAAATTACTGGCAGTTTATATGCCAATTGGCAATAAAATATTTGAAAAATTATTTTATAAGCTGCGAACAAAAACGGGTGCTATTTTTTTGAAGGCAACAACGATGAAGGAGGATTTTTTGCCTTATCGTAATGACCAATACTTACTGGGATTAATAGCCGACCAAAATCCCGGGTACCCGGGTAGTGCCTGGTGGTTTAATTTTTTTGGGCGGCCTACTCCTTTTGTAAAAGGACCCGCAAAAGGTGCTATAATTAATAATGCGACTGTTGTATTTGCTTTTATCCATAAGCCCAAACGGGGTTATTATGAAACCGTTTTTTCCCTTGTAGAAGAAAACCCCTCCAGCGCATCTGAGCAGGAGCTTACCCGAAAATTTGTTTTGTACCTGGAGGATATTATAAGACAATATCCTGATATGTGGCTCTGGAGTCATCGGCGCTGGAAACATGAATGGAAACCAGAGTATGGCGAAATACTGCAATAA
- the nadB gene encoding L-aspartate oxidase produces MQKTDFLIIGSGIAGLTFALKTAKHFPEKKITVITKAAADETNTKYAQGGIAVVNDLENDSFKKHIDDTLIAGDGLCNKNIVEIVVKEGPERVNEIIEWGARFDKEDDGDYKRGKEGGHSESRILHHKDITGWEIERALIAAVNNQSNIEFIKHCFVVDIITQHHLGYLITKSTPDIECYGVYVLNLQTNKIEKILADITMLATGGNGQVYRTTTNPGIATGDGIAMVYRAKARIENMEFIQFHPTALYEPGVRGQAFLITEAVRGDGGILRNKDGEAFMERYDARKDLAPRDIVARAIDSEMKRTGTEHVYLDCRHFDKEKFTEHFPNIYKKCLSIGIDVMELMIPVAPAAHYSCGGIQTDEWGRTSINKLYACGECASTGLHGANRLASNSLLEAVVFAHRCYLDVLSKFEEQQHPGSSNTKVPDWNARGTTEPKEMILITQSLKELQLVMSDYVGIVRNDVRLQRAMRRIDLLWEETEQLYQNTSLSPQLLELRNMITVGYLIVKGASFRKESRGLHYNTDYPGKSDLVQNIVL; encoded by the coding sequence ATGCAGAAAACAGATTTTTTGATTATCGGTTCAGGTATTGCGGGATTAACTTTTGCATTGAAGACTGCAAAACATTTTCCGGAAAAGAAAATTACAGTAATTACAAAAGCTGCGGCCGATGAAACAAATACAAAATATGCACAAGGTGGTATTGCAGTTGTAAACGATTTGGAAAATGATAGTTTTAAAAAACATATTGATGATACATTGATTGCCGGTGATGGGCTATGTAATAAAAACATAGTGGAAATAGTAGTGAAGGAGGGCCCTGAACGGGTAAATGAGATCATCGAATGGGGGGCAAGATTTGATAAAGAAGATGATGGTGACTATAAAAGAGGAAAAGAAGGGGGGCATTCAGAGTCACGTATTTTGCATCATAAGGATATTACCGGCTGGGAGATTGAAAGAGCATTGATCGCTGCAGTAAATAATCAATCAAATATTGAATTTATCAAGCATTGTTTTGTTGTTGATATCATTACACAACACCATTTGGGTTATCTTATTACAAAATCAACTCCGGATATTGAATGTTACGGAGTTTATGTTTTAAACTTACAGACGAATAAGATTGAAAAAATACTGGCTGATATAACAATGTTGGCTACAGGCGGTAATGGGCAAGTTTATCGTACCACTACTAATCCCGGTATTGCAACAGGTGATGGTATTGCAATGGTATACCGTGCAAAAGCTCGTATTGAAAATATGGAATTCATCCAGTTTCATCCGACAGCATTATATGAACCGGGAGTAAGAGGTCAGGCTTTTTTAATTACAGAGGCAGTTCGTGGTGATGGTGGCATTCTTCGCAATAAGGACGGTGAAGCATTTATGGAACGCTATGATGCAAGAAAAGACCTTGCGCCGAGAGATATTGTTGCAAGAGCAATCGATAGCGAAATGAAACGTACCGGTACAGAACATGTATATCTTGATTGCAGGCATTTTGATAAAGAAAAATTTACGGAGCATTTTCCTAATATTTATAAAAAATGCCTGAGTATAGGTATCGATGTGATGGAACTCATGATACCAGTAGCGCCGGCCGCACATTACAGTTGTGGTGGTATACAAACGGATGAGTGGGGGAGAACCAGCATTAATAAATTATATGCATGTGGTGAATGTGCAAGTACAGGTTTGCATGGAGCTAATCGTCTTGCAAGTAACTCATTGCTGGAGGCAGTTGTGTTTGCACATCGCTGCTATCTTGATGTGTTATCAAAGTTTGAAGAACAACAACATCCTGGTTCATCAAACACAAAAGTGCCAGACTGGAATGCAAGGGGAACTACAGAACCCAAAGAAATGATCCTGATAACACAAAGCCTCAAAGAATTGCAACTGGTAATGAGTGATTATGTAGGTATTGTTCGTAATGATGTTCGTCTGCAACGTGCCATGCGCCGGATTGATTTGCTATGGGAAGAAACAGAACAGTTATATCAAAATACATCCTTATCTCCTCAGTTACTTGAGCTGCGCAATATGATCACGGTAGGTTACCTGATTGTAAAAGGGGCGTCATTCCGTAAAGAAAGCCGTGGGTTGCATTACAACACTGATTACCCGGGCAAAAGTGATTTAGTGCAGAATATAGTTTTATAG
- a CDS encoding lysoplasmalogenase, giving the protein MGMNRTLWLGLFFIIMAVDIFAIATDNNDLRWFTKPLIIPMLIGYLVSSFTIIKFWEYKWVIAALVFSWGGDVLLMLEPRDSNFFIYGLVLFLIAHVCYIYFFQVIKLKEKIKTSWLFVLPVLVYYAWLITLLFPYLKDLKIPVIVYGAVISTMLGFALHMLAMKNKNAAMSMMIGALLFIISDSVLAINKFYKPFEGAGIVIMLTYAFAQFLIVAGVIKYIRASIAD; this is encoded by the coding sequence ATGGGTATGAACAGAACTTTATGGCTGGGTTTATTTTTTATCATAATGGCTGTTGATATTTTCGCTATTGCTACAGATAATAATGACTTACGCTGGTTTACAAAACCCTTAATTATCCCAATGTTAATCGGGTATTTGGTTTCATCATTTACAATCATAAAATTCTGGGAGTATAAATGGGTAATTGCTGCATTAGTATTTTCATGGGGTGGCGATGTACTACTGATGCTTGAACCCAGGGATAGCAATTTCTTTATATACGGGCTTGTTTTATTCCTGATTGCTCATGTCTGTTATATTTATTTTTTCCAGGTGATAAAACTGAAAGAAAAAATAAAAACCAGCTGGTTATTTGTGTTACCCGTGCTAGTTTATTATGCGTGGTTGATAACATTACTGTTTCCCTACCTTAAGGATTTAAAAATCCCTGTGATAGTTTATGGAGCTGTAATAAGTACTATGCTTGGATTTGCTTTACACATGCTCGCTATGAAAAACAAAAATGCAGCGATGAGTATGATGATCGGGGCCCTACTGTTTATTATTTCTGATTCAGTGCTGGCAATTAATAAATTTTATAAACCTTTTGAAGGAGCTGGTATCGTCATCATGTTAACGTATGCCTTTGCACAGTTCTTAATAGTTGCCGGAGTTATTAAATATATCAGGGCATCAATTGCTGACTAA
- the ispG gene encoding (E)-4-hydroxy-3-methylbut-2-enyl-diphosphate synthase — protein sequence MQYYCESLSEYKRLKTREVRIGDLLLGNYHPIRVQTMTTTDTMDTIATVEQSIRCIEAGSELVRITAPSKNEAENLLNIKNELHKRGYHTPLVADIHFTPNAAEIAARIVEKVRVNPGNYVDKKKFELIEYSDAEYAEEIDRIRERFTPLVKICKEYGTAMRIGTNHGSLSDRIMSRFGDTSAGMVESAMEFLRIARLESYHNIVLSMKSSNPQVMVHAYRLLVKTMFDEFGECYPLHLGVTEAGDGEDGRIKSAIGIGTLLEDGLGDTIRVSLTEDPELEIPVCRDLVKRYTGIESVNNKQSKPKISYSPFEYKRRETFSVNNIGGKQVPVVIADLSKVKKITTDTLQSIGYAYEPALDKWSISDSAADYIFTGNQLIDFALPGTLRVIVYPDAWMQAADKTKYFPIYEDSGYVAAETVSEVMNFVMVDCTKENSISIYLEKFANDPTVVLCFSSTEKNAMQSVRNMYAELMQSEIRNPVINITDSNWETPDEHLIHFATETGGLFLEGMGDGICLGMTGKSYQLVTNNFEQLNASGRNYSTNTSAEQFINNTAFGILQATRTRISKTEYISCPSCGRTLFDLQETTAKIRSVTNHLKGVKIAIMGCIVNGPGEMADADFGYVGSGPGKITLYRGKEIVKRNVNSEVAVDELINLLKESGAWV from the coding sequence ATGCAATATTACTGTGAGTCATTATCGGAATACAAAAGACTTAAAACAAGAGAGGTAAGGATCGGCGATCTGTTACTCGGTAATTATCATCCCATTCGTGTACAGACGATGACAACAACTGATACAATGGATACAATTGCAACAGTTGAACAGTCTATACGTTGTATTGAAGCCGGCTCGGAATTGGTTCGCATAACAGCCCCATCAAAAAATGAAGCTGAAAATTTACTGAACATCAAAAATGAACTGCATAAAAGAGGTTATCATACTCCTTTGGTAGCCGATATCCATTTTACACCTAACGCTGCAGAGATAGCAGCAAGAATAGTTGAGAAAGTAAGAGTGAACCCCGGTAATTATGTTGACAAGAAAAAATTTGAACTGATTGAATATTCTGATGCAGAATATGCAGAAGAAATAGATCGTATCCGGGAACGGTTTACTCCATTGGTAAAAATCTGTAAAGAGTATGGAACGGCTATGCGTATTGGCACTAATCATGGTTCACTAAGTGATAGAATTATGAGCCGCTTTGGTGATACATCTGCTGGTATGGTGGAAAGTGCAATGGAATTTTTAAGAATAGCAAGACTTGAAAGCTATCATAATATTGTACTGAGTATGAAAAGTAGCAACCCGCAGGTAATGGTGCATGCATACCGGTTGCTTGTAAAAACAATGTTTGATGAGTTTGGCGAATGTTATCCATTACATCTTGGCGTAACAGAAGCAGGCGATGGAGAAGATGGAAGAATTAAAAGCGCAATTGGTATTGGTACATTGCTAGAAGATGGCCTTGGAGATACTATTCGTGTTTCATTGACAGAAGACCCCGAACTGGAAATTCCGGTATGCAGAGATTTAGTGAAAAGATATACGGGTATAGAGTCGGTAAACAACAAGCAATCAAAACCAAAGATTTCCTACTCTCCTTTTGAATACAAGCGAAGAGAAACATTTTCGGTTAATAATATTGGTGGAAAGCAGGTACCTGTTGTAATTGCAGATCTAAGTAAAGTCAAAAAGATCACAACCGACACATTGCAAAGTATTGGGTATGCTTACGAGCCAGCGTTAGACAAGTGGAGTATCAGTGATTCTGCTGCTGATTATATTTTTACCGGTAATCAGTTAATAGATTTTGCATTGCCGGGAACATTGAGAGTAATCGTTTATCCAGACGCATGGATGCAGGCTGCTGATAAAACAAAATACTTCCCAATTTATGAGGACAGCGGGTATGTAGCAGCAGAAACAGTAAGTGAAGTGATGAATTTTGTGATGGTTGATTGCACAAAGGAAAATAGTATTTCAATTTACCTGGAGAAATTCGCCAATGATCCAACAGTTGTTCTTTGTTTTAGTAGTACAGAAAAAAATGCAATGCAGTCGGTACGAAATATGTATGCTGAATTGATGCAAAGCGAGATCCGCAACCCTGTTATTAATATTACTGATAGTAATTGGGAAACACCAGATGAACATCTTATTCATTTTGCGACTGAAACCGGCGGCTTGTTTTTAGAAGGAATGGGCGATGGAATTTGTTTGGGCATGACCGGGAAAAGCTATCAGCTTGTAACAAATAATTTTGAGCAATTAAATGCGAGCGGCCGAAACTATTCTACCAATACAAGTGCAGAACAATTTATTAATAATACAGCTTTCGGTATTTTACAAGCTACACGTACACGAATTTCAAAAACTGAATATATTAGTTGTCCAAGTTGCGGCCGAACTTTATTCGACCTGCAGGAAACAACAGCGAAAATTCGTTCCGTAACTAATCACCTGAAAGGAGTGAAGATCGCTATCATGGGTTGTATAGTGAATGGTCCAGGTGAAATGGCGGATGCTGATTTTGGTTATGTTGGTAGCGGGCCGGGTAAGATCACTTTGTATAGGGGAAAAGAAATTGTGAAACGAAATGTAAATAGTGAAGTGGCGGTGGATGAATTGATCAACCTGCTGAAAGAAAGTGGTGCATGGGTTTAA
- a CDS encoding tetratricopeptide repeat protein, which produces MKRSLFITIVSCILSTAVAQLADDHLRKGNEFYKQQKFEEAEKEFSEALKKEPSNKTAINNLASVQYRLKKNEEAKKEFEKLATGDNDNNSKATARYNIGAVLSKEKKLEESIEAYKESLRLNPEDKQARENLQKALLELKKKKQPEQKKENKKKQQQQQNQQKQPQSKMNRKDVEKQLQLLQQKEKEVKQRMQSEKVKEAGSSPRDW; this is translated from the coding sequence ATGAAGCGATCTCTTTTTATAACAATAGTTTCTTGCATCCTATCTACTGCTGTGGCGCAGTTGGCAGATGATCATCTCCGGAAAGGGAATGAGTTTTATAAGCAGCAAAAATTTGAAGAAGCTGAAAAAGAATTTTCCGAAGCTCTTAAAAAAGAGCCATCCAATAAAACAGCTATCAACAATCTTGCGAGTGTGCAATACCGGTTGAAAAAAAATGAGGAAGCAAAAAAGGAATTTGAAAAACTAGCAACCGGCGACAATGATAATAACTCAAAAGCAACAGCCCGGTATAATATTGGCGCTGTTTTAAGCAAGGAAAAAAAACTGGAAGAAAGTATTGAGGCCTATAAAGAATCTCTCCGCTTAAATCCTGAAGATAAACAGGCAAGGGAAAATTTGCAGAAAGCATTGCTAGAGCTGAAAAAGAAAAAACAGCCAGAACAAAAAAAGGAAAACAAAAAGAAACAACAGCAACAACAAAACCAGCAGAAGCAGCCGCAATCAAAAATGAACCGTAAAGACGTAGAAAAGCAACTGCAGTTACTTCAGCAAAAAGAAAAGGAAGTAAAGCAGCGTATGCAAAGCGAAAAAGTGAAAGAAGCTGGCTCTAGCCCAAGGGACTGGTAG
- a CDS encoding VWA domain-containing protein yields the protein MNFIFQHKEFVWLFGAIGIFLLLFVLLLVWKKQVKKRIGDKNLVNHLIRNFSPLKFKLKFFCLTAAFAAGVIAVMNPQKAGADESITRKGIDVVIALDVSKSMLAQDLQPSRLERAKQLVLNLMNQMPNDRIGLVMFAGKAYLQMPLTTDHNAAKLFVAAAGPGSVPQQGTVLSEAMRMGSMAFNNKEKRFKSIVLISDGEDQDAEALKTAGEMAEQGVMINTIGIGSPEGTTLIEPVTGETKKDEAGNVVISKLNEEALRQIAIATNGVYHRLQGSDETIAILLKQFSQIEKKSFDDNSLLDYKTFFQWFAAAMFLLLLAEFFIQEIKSKLR from the coding sequence TTGAATTTCATCTTTCAACATAAAGAATTTGTTTGGCTGTTCGGAGCAATTGGCATATTTCTATTGCTGTTTGTCTTATTACTTGTATGGAAAAAACAAGTTAAAAAGAGAATCGGCGATAAAAATCTTGTTAACCATCTCATCCGGAACTTTTCTCCATTAAAATTCAAATTGAAATTTTTTTGTCTCACGGCAGCATTTGCCGCAGGAGTAATTGCTGTAATGAATCCACAAAAAGCAGGAGCGGATGAAAGCATTACAAGAAAAGGTATTGATGTTGTGATCGCATTGGATGTAAGTAAAAGCATGTTGGCACAGGATCTTCAGCCAAGTCGTCTTGAACGTGCAAAGCAATTGGTGCTTAATCTTATGAACCAAATGCCAAATGACCGGATCGGGTTAGTAATGTTTGCAGGCAAAGCTTATTTACAGATGCCGTTAACAACGGATCATAATGCAGCTAAGTTATTTGTTGCAGCAGCAGGACCTGGTTCGGTGCCACAACAAGGTACTGTACTTAGCGAAGCAATGCGGATGGGATCGATGGCATTTAACAACAAAGAAAAACGGTTTAAGTCGATTGTGCTTATCAGTGATGGTGAGGACCAGGATGCTGAGGCATTGAAGACAGCCGGTGAAATGGCTGAACAGGGAGTAATGATAAATACAATAGGTATTGGTTCACCTGAAGGAACAACTCTTATTGAACCTGTAACCGGTGAAACAAAAAAAGATGAAGCAGGAAATGTGGTTATATCAAAATTAAATGAGGAAGCACTCAGGCAGATCGCTATTGCTACCAATGGTGTTTATCATCGCCTGCAGGGAAGTGATGAGACAATTGCGATATTATTAAAGCAATTTTCGCAGATCGAAAAAAAATCGTTTGACGATAATTCATTGCTTGATTATAAAACTTTCTTTCAATGGTTTGCTGCTGCCATGTTTTTATTGCTACTGGCAGAATTTTTTATTCAGGAGATAAAAAGTAAATTAAGATGA
- a CDS encoding class D beta-lactamase: MKRTAQRNSLLILFSVLLFVSCNRSNVKVDNSLKKYFDENNVTGCFASLNNGTGIITVYNLARYRDSNYLPASTFKIVNSLIGLQTGKITDDSMIIKWDGVERPVKEWNQDLTMYDAFRVSSVPYYQEVARRIGKDSMERWLDAIGYAAGVKDTAYKIRTAIDTFWLDNSLKISPAEQQGLVKKLYFHQLPFFSTYEDMVKRAMTWEQNTSYTLAYKTGWGKTENGNHLGWVVGWIEEDGHPHFFVLNLESSNPDFDMVTVRKKMLIDILKSLGYLSAMK; the protein is encoded by the coding sequence ATGAAGAGAACTGCTCAAAGGAACAGCCTGTTAATTTTATTTAGTGTTTTATTGTTCGTTTCCTGTAACCGGAGCAATGTAAAGGTTGACAATTCGCTTAAAAAGTATTTTGATGAAAATAATGTGACCGGGTGTTTTGCATCGCTTAACAACGGCACCGGAATTATTACTGTTTATAATCTTGCCCGCTACCGCGACAGTAATTATTTACCTGCTTCTACTTTTAAAATTGTTAACTCACTTATCGGTTTGCAAACTGGTAAAATAACAGATGATAGTATGATAATAAAATGGGATGGAGTTGAAAGGCCTGTTAAAGAATGGAATCAGGACTTAACCATGTATGATGCTTTCAGAGTTTCATCGGTGCCTTACTACCAGGAAGTAGCCCGTCGCATTGGAAAAGATAGTATGGAAAGATGGCTGGATGCAATTGGGTATGCAGCAGGAGTAAAAGATACTGCTTACAAAATAAGAACAGCTATTGATACTTTCTGGCTCGATAATTCTTTAAAAATTTCACCGGCTGAGCAACAGGGCCTCGTAAAAAAATTATACTTCCATCAACTTCCTTTTTTCAGTACCTACGAGGATATGGTAAAACGGGCCATGACCTGGGAGCAAAATACCAGCTATACGCTGGCCTATAAAACAGGTTGGGGCAAAACAGAAAATGGAAATCATCTTGGTTGGGTCGTTGGCTGGATAGAGGAAGATGGTCATCCTCATTTTTTTGTACTGAACCTGGAATCGTCTAATCCTGATTTTGATATGGTAACAGTACGTAAGAAAATGCTGATTGATATACTAAAAAGCCTGGGTTATTTAAGCGCTATGAAGTAG
- the kbl gene encoding glycine C-acetyltransferase → MNENLVKRIAAEVEEIKASGLYKTERIITSPQGAEITVNGKTVLNFCANNYLGLSSHPKVIAAAQKAIDSHGYGMSSVRFICGTQDIHKTLEKKLSEFLGTEDTILYAAAFDANGGVFEPLLGEEDAIISDALNHASIIDGVRLCKAQRYRYEHNNMADLEMKLAETQKLRNRIIVTDGSFSMDGTIAQLDKICDLADKYDAIVMIDECHSSGFLGKTGRGTHEYRGVMGRIDIITGTLGKALGGASGGFTSGRKEIIDMLRQKSRPYLFSNTLAPSITGASIAVLEMLTQTTELRDKLEFNTKYFRTKMTEAGFDIKPGEHPIVPIMLYDAVLAQNFAAKLLDEGIYVIGFFFPVVAKGQARIRVQLSAAHEQAHLDKAIKGFTKVGKELGVLK, encoded by the coding sequence ATGAATGAGAATCTTGTAAAACGAATTGCAGCAGAAGTTGAGGAAATTAAAGCTTCGGGTTTGTATAAAACAGAACGAATAATAACCAGTCCACAAGGGGCAGAAATAACAGTAAATGGGAAAACGGTACTGAATTTTTGTGCTAATAATTATCTTGGCTTGTCATCACATCCGAAAGTGATTGCAGCAGCGCAGAAGGCCATTGATTCACATGGCTATGGTATGAGCAGCGTCCGGTTTATCTGCGGTACGCAGGATATTCATAAGACATTAGAAAAAAAGCTGTCTGAGTTTTTGGGAACGGAGGATACTATTTTATATGCCGCAGCATTTGATGCTAATGGTGGTGTATTTGAACCATTGCTGGGTGAGGAGGATGCGATCATTTCTGATGCATTAAACCATGCTTCAATAATTGATGGGGTTCGCTTATGTAAAGCTCAGCGCTACCGCTATGAGCACAATAATATGGCTGATCTTGAAATGAAACTGGCAGAAACACAGAAACTTCGCAACCGTATTATTGTTACAGATGGCAGTTTTAGTATGGATGGAACTATCGCACAATTAGATAAGATCTGCGATCTCGCAGATAAATATGATGCAATAGTAATGATCGATGAATGTCATTCATCAGGATTTTTAGGTAAAACAGGAAGGGGTACTCATGAATACCGTGGCGTGATGGGAAGAATAGATATTATTACCGGCACATTGGGAAAAGCATTAGGTGGCGCAAGTGGCGGATTTACTTCCGGACGTAAAGAAATAATAGATATGCTAAGACAGAAATCAAGGCCGTATCTTTTTTCAAATACATTGGCGCCATCTATTACAGGCGCATCTATTGCTGTACTCGAAATGCTTACTCAAACTACAGAGTTGAGAGATAAGCTTGAGTTCAACACAAAATATTTCCGCACCAAAATGACTGAAGCAGGTTTTGACATAAAACCCGGCGAGCATCCAATCGTTCCTATCATGCTTTATGATGCAGTACTTGCACAAAATTTTGCTGCTAAATTATTAGATGAAGGAATTTATGTTATTGGATTCTTCTTTCCTGTAGTAGCAAAAGGACAGGCAAGAATAAGAGTGCAGTTAAGTGCTGCGCACGAACAAGCTCATCTTGATAAAGCTATTAAAGGGTTTACAAAAGTGGGAAAAGAGTTAGGAGTGCTTAAGTAA
- a CDS encoding RNA polymerase sigma factor, giving the protein MTEKEYNECVNQYADNVYRFILKNLRHEEDARDVVQTAFEKMWRNREDVDNAKCKSYLFTVAYHQMIDHIRKVKRISLKEDFSDDSRVQHMPAHNLKKTLEEALARLSETQRSLVMLKDYEGYSYEEIGKITGLNESQVKVYLHRARVQLKNYLVKLENVI; this is encoded by the coding sequence ATGACTGAAAAAGAGTACAATGAATGTGTAAACCAGTATGCAGATAATGTGTACCGTTTCATCCTGAAAAATCTCAGGCATGAAGAAGATGCAAGGGATGTTGTGCAGACCGCATTTGAAAAAATGTGGCGTAATCGTGAGGACGTGGACAATGCGAAATGTAAATCATACCTGTTCACCGTGGCTTACCACCAGATGATCGATCATATAAGAAAAGTGAAACGCATAAGCCTGAAAGAAGATTTTAGCGATGACAGCCGGGTACAGCATATGCCGGCGCACAACCTGAAGAAGACATTGGAAGAAGCATTGGCAAGATTGAGTGAGACCCAACGTTCGCTGGTGATGCTGAAAGATTATGAAGGATACAGCTACGAAGAAATAGGGAAAATAACAGGATTGAATGAAAGCCAGGTAAAAGTGTATTTGCACAGGGCAAGGGTACAATTGAAAAATTATTTAGTGAAACTTGAAAACGTGATATAA
- a CDS encoding PorT family protein, which produces MIMKRILMMCIIACATMTTTAQTDSTAKSPQGDTIHVGGMVIIRKPGDYKDGDIDNSPKVHNRKTYKSSPVSTNWGIIDIGAANYEDQTNYSSSGAQAYAPGSNESWFNLRNGKSVNVNIWFFMQRLRLIKNSVNLKYGFGLELNNYRYKQNVRYNGNPAPIPDPPIVILDNTVGRAYEKTKLAADYLTIPMMLNFNFTPNRNDPFGLSLGASVGWLYNSRNKTVTSDEGKHKTKDDFDLREFKISYIAELNLGEIKFYGSLATESMYKRGLDITPYTVGIRISSFD; this is translated from the coding sequence ATGATCATGAAAAGAATTTTAATGATGTGCATCATTGCATGCGCAACTATGACAACTACGGCCCAGACCGACAGCACGGCTAAAAGTCCACAAGGTGACACTATACATGTTGGTGGTATGGTTATCATCCGTAAACCCGGTGATTATAAAGATGGCGATATTGACAACAGCCCGAAAGTCCATAACCGTAAAACTTATAAATCCTCACCCGTAAGCACCAATTGGGGTATTATTGATATAGGCGCTGCTAATTATGAGGATCAAACAAACTATTCATCATCGGGTGCACAGGCATATGCTCCTGGTAGCAATGAAAGCTGGTTTAACCTGCGTAATGGCAAATCAGTCAATGTTAACATCTGGTTCTTTATGCAGCGCTTAAGGCTTATTAAGAATTCAGTGAACCTGAAATACGGGTTTGGACTAGAACTAAACAATTATCGCTACAAACAAAACGTCCGCTATAATGGCAACCCTGCTCCCATCCCCGACCCGCCGATAGTTATTCTGGATAATACAGTTGGCCGTGCATATGAAAAAACTAAACTGGCCGCAGATTATCTTACCATTCCGATGATGCTCAATTTCAATTTCACACCAAACCGTAACGATCCATTTGGATTGAGCCTGGGGGCCAGCGTAGGATGGTTGTACAACAGCCGCAATAAAACCGTCACCAGTGATGAAGGCAAGCACAAAACAAAAGATGATTTTGATCTAAGAGAGTTTAAAATTTCTTATATCGCTGAACTGAACCTGGGCGAAATAAAATTTTATGGTTCGTTGGCTACAGAAAGTATGTATAAAAGAGGATTGGATATAACACCTTACACAGTAGGCATTCGCATAAGCAGCTTTGATTAA